One genomic window of Centroberyx gerrardi isolate f3 chromosome 15, fCenGer3.hap1.cur.20231027, whole genome shotgun sequence includes the following:
- the marveld1 gene encoding MARVEL domain-containing protein 1, producing the protein MPPQPPQPPQPPQPPQPQVRKNIVRFLKSFLGIIRILQILFGAGLWVTIAANKYEGSIHFVLFVAVLFWLLTLALFFLTLLDKQDLVPVLGGDRWLLTNLAHDVAAAALYVPAIGVMIYKTDRNSYCNLEQYKHLCLYKVYLAAAVFACLGCLAYLVSAIYGGCRKCRGEQTVM; encoded by the coding sequence atgccacCCCAACCTCCCCAACCTCCCCAACCTCCCCAGCCTCCCCAGCCGCAGGTGAGGAAGAACATCGTGAGGTTCCTCAAGAGCTTTCTGGGGATCATCCGGATCCTGCAGATCCTGTTCGGGGCCGGGCTGTGGGTCACCATCGCCGCCAACAAGTACGAAGGATCCATCCACTTCGTGCTGTTCGTCGCTGTCCTCTTCTGGCTGCTCACCCTCGCCCTGTTCTTCCTCACCCTCCTGGACAAGCAGGACCTGGTGCCGGTGCTGGGCGGGGACCGCTGGCTGCTCACGAACCTGGCGCACGACGTGGCCGCCGCCGCGCTCTACGTGCCGGCCATAGGGGTGATGATCTACAAGACGGACCGCAACTCCTACTGCAACCTGGAGCAGTACAAGCACCTCTGTCTGTACAAGGTCTACCTGGCCGCCGCCGTGTTCGCCTGCCTGGGCTGCCTGGCCTACCTCGTCTCGGCTATTTACGGGGGGTGCAGGAAGTGCCGGGGTGAGCAAACGGTGATGTGA
- the LOC139923407 gene encoding uncharacterized protein LOC139923407, which yields MPSCVSPADWMDSEPASPPASMVAGPSSLWRLAERRSRKAGSGNIFGGVNLWQLQRLFRAAGDQDAEQRVQLVWGHGDEAELAQALIGLRARSRRRGLRTEGRDALGSRWLRAFNHLRIGESAPGSQGKDPGEESDSEAGAHSSPEPHRHTLVGATGGGRGATVTLTESQGPAGTSDRPARAGPGLRRGGENNPERYLHRILH from the exons ATGCCATCCTGTGTTTCTCCGGCGGACTGGATGGACAGCGAGCCTGCCTCCCCTCCCGCCTCCATGGTGGCGGGCCCTTCCTCGCTGTGGCGGCTGGCTGAGCGGCGGAGCAGGAAGGCCGGCTCAGGGAACATCTTCGGCGGGGTGAACCTGTGGCAGCTCCAGAGGCTGTTCAGGGCGGCGGGGGACCAGGACGCAGAGCAGAGGGTCCAGCTGGTGTGGGGCCACGGGGACGAGGCCGAACTGGCCCAGGCCCTGATAGGGCTGAGGGCCCGGAGCCGACGGAGAGGGCTGAGGACTGAAGGGAGAGACGCTCTGGGCTCACGCTGGCTCCGAGCCTTCAACCACCTCAG GATCGGGGAGAGTGCGCCCGGCAGCCAGGGGAAGGATCCAGGGGAGGAGAGCGATTCTGAGGCAGGAGCGCACAGCAGCCCGGAGCCACACCGACACACCTTGGTAGGGGCAacgggaggaggaagaggggccACGGTGACACTCACTGAGAGCCAGGGGCCTGCAGGGACTTCTGACAGACCAGCCAGGGCGGGACCAggactgaggagaggaggagagaacaacCCAGAGAGATACCTGCACCGCATCCTCCACTGA